The following are encoded together in the Prunus dulcis unplaced genomic scaffold, ALMONDv2, whole genome shotgun sequence genome:
- the LOC117613411 gene encoding acrosin-like, translated as MGSKSSTSISTKWARHQEDVGSKTGSALVSGKIPGRVLIMHPRRPRTRGGRIPRWGANPPPPSPPPSPPPSPLPPPSPPGRRNTEGSDIKRVKELGANEFHGSADPAEADACLTDVERIFEVLQCPDRDRVLLV; from the exons ATGGGGAGCAAATCCTCCACCTCCATCTCCACCAAATGGGCTCGGCATCAGGAAGATGTCGGATCTAAGACGGGGTCCGCTCTGGTCTCCGGAAaaattccggggcgggtcct AATCATGCATCCTAGACGTCCTAGGACGAGGGGTGGTCGTATTCCGAGATGGGGAGCAAATCCTCCACCTCCATCTCCACCACCTTCTCCACCTCCATCACCTCTACCTCCACCATCTCCACCT GGGAGACGAAATACTGAAGGCTCTGACATTAAGAGGGTTAAAGAATTGGGGGCAAATGAGTTTCATGGTAGTGCTGATCCTGCTGAGGCTGATGCTTGTCTTACAGATGTCGAGCGAATATTTGAGGTTCTTCAGTGCCCTGATAGAGATAGGGTTctgttagtatga